One stretch of Planococcus sp. PAMC 21323 DNA includes these proteins:
- a CDS encoding Na/Pi cotransporter family protein — MEMNWQEILFSFFGGLGIFLFSIKFMGDALQKAAGDKLRDILDRFTTNPFMGVLVGIIVTILIQSSSGTTVIVVGLVSAGFMTLRQAIGVIMGANIGTTVTAFIIGLDVGAYSLPIMAVGAAMIFFIKKNKIQNIGQVIFGFGGLFYGMELMGGGMKPLRELPAFIDMTINLSEFPILGVFVGTVFTLIVQSSSGTVAILQGLYAENILTLGASLPVLFGDNIGTTITAVLAALGTSIAARRAAAVHVLFNIVGSVIFLILLIPFTAYVEWISGVLALEPKMQIAFAHGSFNVANTIIQFPLIGAWAYLVTKVIPGEEVLVEFKPKHLDIHFIEQSPSIALGQAKEEILRMGQYSVQGLEETYKYLMSKSKKNAEMGYQLEDAINNLDSKITDYLVLISAESISAADSTRHTMLMETVRDIERIGDHFENIIELVDYQENNKVKITDSAMEDLTEMFTLTIATVQKALNALDTTSHELAREVAEQEDLIDKMERKFRKKHILRLNEGVCTGQAGIVFVDIVSNLERIGDHAVNIAEAILGNRA; from the coding sequence GTGGAAATGAACTGGCAAGAAATCCTCTTTTCCTTCTTTGGTGGATTAGGGATTTTCCTATTTTCAATTAAGTTTATGGGTGATGCTTTACAAAAAGCAGCAGGTGATAAACTGCGTGACATCTTGGATCGTTTTACAACTAATCCATTCATGGGTGTTTTAGTAGGTATTATTGTAACCATCTTAATTCAATCAAGTTCAGGTACTACAGTAATTGTGGTTGGATTAGTTAGTGCTGGGTTTATGACCTTGAGACAGGCAATTGGTGTTATAATGGGTGCCAACATTGGTACGACTGTAACAGCCTTTATCATCGGACTAGACGTAGGAGCATACTCCTTACCAATTATGGCAGTCGGAGCCGCTATGATTTTCTTCATTAAGAAAAACAAAATCCAAAACATCGGACAAGTTATCTTCGGTTTTGGTGGTCTTTTCTACGGTATGGAATTAATGGGTGGCGGGATGAAACCGTTGCGCGAATTACCAGCCTTTATCGATATGACGATTAATCTGAGTGAATTCCCAATTTTAGGAGTATTCGTAGGAACAGTCTTTACATTAATTGTTCAGAGCTCAAGTGGTACTGTAGCAATTCTTCAGGGACTTTACGCTGAAAACATCCTGACGCTTGGCGCATCACTGCCAGTTCTATTCGGTGACAATATCGGGACGACCATCACAGCTGTACTTGCAGCACTTGGGACTTCGATTGCAGCACGCCGTGCAGCAGCAGTACATGTACTGTTTAATATTGTTGGGTCGGTTATCTTCTTAATCTTATTAATTCCTTTTACAGCGTATGTAGAATGGATTTCAGGGGTCTTGGCATTAGAGCCGAAAATGCAAATTGCATTTGCTCATGGTTCATTTAACGTAGCAAACACGATCATTCAATTCCCATTAATAGGTGCTTGGGCATATCTTGTAACAAAAGTTATTCCAGGTGAAGAAGTATTAGTTGAATTTAAACCAAAACATTTAGATATCCACTTTATCGAACAATCTCCTTCTATTGCACTTGGTCAAGCAAAAGAAGAAATTTTGCGCATGGGTCAATATTCAGTGCAAGGATTAGAAGAAACATATAAGTATTTAATGTCTAAGAGTAAGAAAAATGCAGAAATGGGTTATCAGTTAGAAGATGCAATCAACAATCTTGATAGCAAAATCACAGATTACCTCGTACTCATTTCAGCGGAATCGATATCAGCAGCTGATTCCACACGTCACACAATGTTAATGGAAACGGTTCGTGACATTGAACGAATTGGTGATCATTTTGAAAACATCATTGAGCTAGTTGACTATCAGGAAAACAATAAAGTGAAAATCACGGATAGTGCAATGGAAGATTTAACAGAAATGTTTACATTGACGATTGCAACAGTTCAAAAAGCATTAAACGCTTTGGATACAACTAGCCATGAACTTGCTCGTGAAGTAGCTGAACAAGAAGACTTAATCGACAAAATGGAACGTAAATTCCGCAAAAAACATATTTTACGCTTGAACGAAGGCGTATGTACTGGACAAGCAGGAATTGTCTTTGTCGACATCGTAAGTAACTTAGAGCGAATCGGTGACCATGCAGTGAATATTGCAGAAGCAATTTTAGGAAACCGCGCTTAA
- a CDS encoding DUF1189 family protein has protein sequence MNIYQLFKASLIEPKKQAAVRIMTIGKIMQFIFVFITLLTVVSFIEWITGLGNSSSGIDGLVEFVEEIEWLLYPFAFIFLFVSTTIYHFVKISFFAFIALVILNGRKRRGEYRHVWRTTALSVTFPTFIAFVLSFFDFGFSVTLATSLLTILYLYLAIGYYPKKPATKKV, from the coding sequence TTGAATATATACCAATTATTTAAAGCGAGTTTGATAGAACCTAAAAAACAAGCAGCCGTCAGAATTATGACCATCGGAAAAATAATGCAATTTATTTTTGTGTTTATCACGCTGTTGACAGTTGTTTCCTTTATAGAATGGATTACAGGGTTAGGCAATTCATCTAGTGGCATAGACGGACTTGTTGAATTTGTAGAAGAAATAGAGTGGCTATTATATCCATTTGCTTTTATCTTCTTGTTTGTTTCTACTACAATTTATCATTTTGTTAAAATTAGCTTTTTTGCCTTTATTGCTTTAGTAATATTGAATGGAAGAAAACGGCGTGGTGAATACCGTCACGTCTGGAGAACAACTGCACTTAGTGTCACATTTCCGACATTTATTGCATTCGTATTAAGCTTTTTTGACTTTGGTTTTAGTGTTACCTTAGCTACTAGTTTGCTTACTATCCTCTATCTATACTTAGCAATTGGTTACTACCCTAAAAAACCAGCTACTAAAAAGGTTTAA